GGAAATTTAGGTGGAACCAATTCCACATTCCGTGGATATAAACATAACAAAAAACTAGTTCCTCCGTTCGCAAATATAAGATGCTCTAGTTTTTTTCTTCTTATGAATCGGCTGTGCATAGACAcatttttgtttgtttgttcactcattttgGTATTTATGCAGTTCATATTAAAATATGTAAAACATTTTATATTTATGAATGATGAAGAGAGTACTGTGTTTGACTATTCTTTCCAGCATACAACATCTTAAACAATTGTGCGTGTGCGCGCACGATTGCGTGTCCATAGGTGGATGTCAAAGCTGACAACGAAATCCAACAGAAGGGCTAAAAAGATGAAGAAACGAAAAAAAATCAGTTAGTATAAAATGTTGGAACATCTCGCTTTCCAATAATAGAAAATTTGAAACTTAAAGAAAAAACTCTGCTTATTGCATCATGGGCGTATTTGTGATTTTACATGGGCAGCAAATTATTCAGCCACTCCccgaagaaaagaaaaaaaaatgagaCGCAAGCAAATCCTGAACCTAATTACAGAGAAGAATGAGGAAGAAAAGAAAGAATCGTGGCGCCAGCAAGTGAATCATGTGGCTCTTGCTTCAAGACAGGAAACACGTCGACAGTAACAGTAATTCCCAAAACAAAAATGGTGCTGGCTTTCAGGCAGCTTGAGCTTCAGCTTCAGTGCGTCTTGCTCTTCTTCGCGAGGTGAGGAAACGCGCCGAGGATGTTGTGCGCCCGCAGGTCCTGCCTCGTCAAGATCCCCACAAGCGGAGATATCTGCACACAAAAATCAATCCATCATCAAATCCAAATGTGTGCAAGGTTGTCGATGATCGGAAAGCCATTGGAGTTGATTGGACTCACCTCGGGGCCCTGGTACTTGGGCATGATGAGCATGTGCCGGAGCGCGACGGAGCGGAACAGCACCACGGCCTTGGCCACCGACATGGTCTCCACCACGGTGTAGGGCGTCGTGTTGGTGAACGGGTGGAGGTCGATGTACATCTCCAGCTCCTCCGGCGTGAGCTCGAGGTCGTCGATCTTGCAGTTCTTGTCGGCGAGCTCCACCGACGAGAACCGCTCCCTGGCCTCCCACTCCTCCGTCCTCCTCTTCTCCGCCAGGAACCACCGCTTCCTGAGCACGGCCACGAGGTGCGACCGGAGGACCAACCCGTGCAGCTCCGACAGGCCGGGCCGAGGCCGGTCCACCACCGGAAAACCGTTGTGGCCGGTGTTCTTCAGCACCTCGAGGACGGTCGACACCTTCTCCACCACCTGGAGGCTGATGGTGCGCGGCTTGGCGGCGGCGAGCTCGCCCACGGTGAGGTCCTTCATCCACGGCTCCGGCTTGGGTTCTAGGAAGGGAAGCCCCTTGAGGTCCAGGATGATCTCGTAGATGCTGGGGTTGAAGGCGTCGCCGACGGTCTTGGCGATGAGCAGCACGAACATGGTCATGGGCAGCAGGAGGAGGTTGTTGGTGAGCTCCAGGAAGATGACGCAGAGCGAGACGGTCATCCTCATGGAGCCCGACATGAGCGCCGCCGCGCCGAGCACGGCGTAGAGCCCGTGGTCGATGCTCGCCGCCACCGTGCTCTGGAGCACGAGCGCCACGATACGGCCGTAGGCGGCGCCCATGAGGATGATGGGGAGGAAGAGCCCCGACGGCACGGCGATGCCGAAGGTGAAGAGCCCCAGCACGCAGTAGATGGCGAAGAAGATGAGCAGCGAGTCCAGCCGGAACTCGCCGGGGGTGCCGGTGGAGAAGATGTTGCGCGTGGCGTCCACGTTGGTGGCGTGCAGGAGGGTGGCCAGGTCGTTGTACTGCCCGGCGGGGCAGTTGAACTGCTTGAAGTTGCCGCTCCTCCCGGTGGCCGGGCACGCGGCGCCGAACGCCGGGTCGCACGGCGTGCACGGCACGGCGAAGGGGAGCACGTACAGCCCCGCCGACGTGAACACGCACACGGCCAGCGCCAGCGCCAGCTTCGCCATCCGGCCCTTGTCGTTGATGAGGTTGTAGAGCCGGAGCACCATGTGGAGGACGTGGTTGTAGAGCGCGCCGAGGACGCCGCCGATGACGCCGACTAGCGTGACCAGGAGGAGGTCGCCCAGCCGGTACCGGACGGTGACGTCGCTGACGTCGAAGATGATGAGCCCGCCCTCGCCGAAGAGGCCGCACCGCCCGCCGCGGCACACCTCAATGAAGCCGCGAAGCACCACCACCACGGTGGCCGTGCTGAAGAAGGTGCGCCACAGCAGCGCGCTCCGCCACCAGGTGGCCACCTCCTCCAGCGCGAACAGCACGCCGCCCACGGGCGACCGGAACGCGGCGCACACGCCGGACGACGCGCCGCAGGTGATGAGGTCGCGCCGGTCGCGGTCGTTGTTGAAGTAGCGCAGCCACCTCCAGCGGAGGCGGAACCGGCCGGAGCCGCCCTGGCTGAGCAGGTTGGCGAGGCACGCGCCGATGTGCACCAGCGGGCCTTCCTTGCCGAGATCCAGCCCCGACGACACCGCGCAGATGCTGCCTATGATCTGACCATCGTACGAAAAAAAATTCATCCATTAATGTGTCTCTTGCAGCTTCGAGTAGTCGCATCACACATTTCCAAT
The sequence above is a segment of the Aegilops tauschii subsp. strangulata cultivar AL8/78 chromosome 6, Aet v6.0, whole genome shotgun sequence genome. Coding sequences within it:
- the LOC109780999 gene encoding chloride channel protein CLC-b, with the protein product MEEDQSRGLGLAGETPGLKHGNGVSNSSEDPGSAGDGISSLEKPLLKRSNTLTSSHLAMVGAKVSHIESLDYEIIENDLFKHDWRSRSNVEVLQYIFLKWSLAFLVGLLTGVIASLINLAIENISGLKMLHMVHLVREKRYWAGFFYFSGFNFVLTFIAAVLCVVFAPTAAGPGIPEIKAYLNGVDTPNMFGAPQLIVKIIGSICAVSSGLDLGKEGPLVHIGACLANLLSQGGSGRFRLRWRWLRYFNNDRDRRDLITCGASSGVCAAFRSPVGGVLFALEEVATWWRSALLWRTFFSTATVVVVLRGFIEVCRGGRCGLFGEGGLIIFDVSDVTVRYRLGDLLLVTLVGVIGGVLGALYNHVLHMVLRLYNLINDKGRMAKLALALAVCVFTSAGLYVLPFAVPCTPCDPAFGAACPATGRSGNFKQFNCPAGQYNDLATLLHATNVDATRNIFSTGTPGEFRLDSLLIFFAIYCVLGLFTFGIAVPSGLFLPIILMGAAYGRIVALVLQSTVAASIDHGLYAVLGAAALMSGSMRMTVSLCVIFLELTNNLLLLPMTMFVLLIAKTVGDAFNPSIYEIILDLKGLPFLEPKPEPWMKDLTVGELAAAKPRTISLQVVEKVSTVLEVLKNTGHNGFPVVDRPRPGLSELHGLVLRSHLVAVLRKRWFLAEKRRTEEWEARERFSSVELADKNCKIDDLELTPEELEMYIDLHPFTNTTPYTVVETMSVAKAVVLFRSVALRHMLIMPKYQGPEISPLVGILTRQDLRAHNILGAFPHLAKKSKTH